The following coding sequences lie in one Drosophila sulfurigaster albostrigata strain 15112-1811.04 chromosome 2R, ASM2355843v2, whole genome shotgun sequence genomic window:
- the LOC133836172 gene encoding serine/threonine-protein kinase svkA, with product MSWTEKVDPELIFTKQERIGKGSFGEVFKGIDNRTQQVVAIKIIDLEEAEDEIDDIQQEIMVLSQCDSPYVTKYFGSFLKGTKLWIIMEYLGGGSALDLMKAGSFEEMHIGIILREVLKGLDYLHSERKLHRDIKAANVLLSELGDVKLADFGVAGQLTNTTSKRNTFVGTPFWMAPEVIKQSQYDSKADIWSLGITAIELAKGEPPNSELHPMRVLFLIPKNNPPQLTGNYTKSFKDFVEACLNKDPENRPTAKELLKYPFIKKAKKNAYLIDLIDRFKKWKLSKGDESETESENSDSDSDAKQSGNGGSSHDEPWIMTVKGLHINSAPRAGVNSFQLQEHELTMQKLMATTHSPSSSGNNAAQTHAASGSSSNSIGGAVTAATAASSSDATTLNSSSSGSSNNNNNNNNSNNNNLSSKHATTTMLNAPLSGGGGGSGVGTGGTSNAAASKMLQVSSSTSANELLMQKRASSKPELRQSRSVATLDQVEERRASLGLPLSLDHHHQQQQLQQQQQLQQQQQQLQQQQQRRSSNRESFHSTSANNVSNNHAAEHHNDSSSSSTTSKQLQSQQRLVHHTNSACLNNVLFPVLSDIQRKYNSSSKNLQGMHGVGVGSDIGDLKSVFELAERSSPGVSDLFMKELIHMLVPGYSETRINNIMERAIRNRK from the coding sequence atGTCGTGGACTGAGAAAGTGGATCCAGAGCTGATCTTTACGAAGCAGGAACGCATTGGCAAAGGCTCCTTCGGCGAGGTCTTCAAGGGTATCGATAATCGCACGCAGCAGGTGGTGGCTATAAAAATTATCGATCTCGAGGAGGCCGAGGATGAGATCGATGACATACAGCAGGAGATTATGGTGTTATCACAGTGTGATTCCCCGTATGTGACCAAATACTTTGGCTCCTTCTTGAAAGGCACCAAACTATGGATCATTATGGAATATTTGGGCGGCGGTTCCGCATTGGATCTGATGAAAGCGGGCAGCTTCGAGGAAATGCACATTGGCATCATTTTGCGTGAGGTCCTCAAAGGTCTCGACTATTTGCACTCTGAGCGCAAGCTGCATCGTGACATCAAGGCAGCTAATGTCCTTTTAAGCGAGTTGGGTGATGTGAAACTGGCGGATTTTGGTGTTGCTGGTCAGCTAACAAATACAACGTCCAAGCGCAACACTTTTGTGGGCACACCCTTCTGGATGGCACCGGAGGTGATCAAGCAGTCGCAGTACGATTCCAAGGCGGACATCTGGTCACTGGGCATCACAGCCATTGAATTGGCTAAGGGGGAACCGCCCAATTCGGAGCTTCACCCGATGCGTGTGTTGTTCTTGATACCCAAGAACAATCCCCCACAGTTAACTGGTAATTACACCAAGTCATTCAAGGACTTTGTGGAGGCGTGCCTCAACAAGGACCCCGAGAATCGTCCCACAGCCAAGGAGCTGCTCAAGTATCCGTTCATTAAGAAGGCCAAGAAGAATGCTTATCTTATCGATCTAATTGATCGTTTCAAGAAATGGAAGCTGTCAAAGGGCGACGAAAGCGAAACTGAATCGGAGAATTCCGACTCTGACTCGGATGCCAAGCAAAGTGGCAACGGTGGCAGCAGTCACGATGAACCCTGGATTATGACGGTCAAAGGACTGCACATCAATAGTGCTCCGCGAGCGGGTGTCAACAGTTTCCAGCTGCAGGAGCATGAGCTGACCATGCAGAAGCTAATGGCGACCACACATTCGCCCTCGAGCAGCGGCAATAATGCAGCACAGACGCACGCTGCatctggcagcagcagcaacagtattGGAGGTGCCGTCACAGCGGCGACAGCAGCGTCGAGCAGCGATGCAACAACGCTCaactccagcagcagcggcagcagcaacaataataacaacaataacaacagcaacaacaacaacttgagcAGCAAACATGCCACAACCACAATGCTGAATGCACCGCTAAGCGGCGGAGGAGGCGGCTCAGGTGTTGGAACTGGAGGCACAAGCAATGCGGCAGCTTCCAAGATGTTGCAAGTGAGCAGCTCGACATCGGCCAACGAGCTTCTGATGCAGAAACGTGCCAGCTCCAAGCCAGAGTTGCGTCAATCACGTTCCGTGGCGACTCTCGATCAAGTTGAGGAGCGTCGTGCCTCTTTGGGCCTGCCTTTGAGCCtggatcatcatcatcaacaacagcagttgcaacagcaacaacaattgcaacagcagcaacaacagttgcaacagcagcagcaacgtcgcAGCAGCAATCGTGAATCATTCCATTCAACCAGCGCCAACAATGTGAGCAACAATCATGCAGCTGAACACCACAACgattcctcctcctcctcgacGACTTCCAAACAGCTGCAAAGCCAACAGCGTTTGGTGCATCACACGAACAGCGCTTGCCTAAACAATGTCCTGTTCCCGGTGCTGAGCGACATTCAACGCAAATATAACAGCAGCTCCAAGAATTTGCAGGGTATGCATGGCGTCGGTGTTGGCAGTGATATTGGGGACCTAAAGTCCGTCTTCGAGCTCGCTGAACGTTCCAGTCCCGGCGTGAGCGATTTGTTTATGAAGGAACTGATCCACATGCTTGTTCCTGGTTATTCCGAAACGCGCATCAATAATATTATGGAACGCGCCATACGCAATCGCAAATAG
- the LOC133836175 gene encoding CDP-diacylglycerol--glycerol-3-phosphate 3-phosphatidyltransferase, mitochondrial, which produces MFYLRRLFTQELCPVSQSDLLGCLPHSPHQLQLLCGGFAGAPGLDSLTWLHNLAPCFPLRGEQIQVIHEPQHFYQTLMQRSSQAKKRIVLASLYLGTGKLEHSLVQTLRRSLQAESSLRLNVLLDFTRGTRGVANSKTMLLPLLREFGNQVQFSLYHTPDLRGMTKRLAPPRWNELLGLQHMKVYLIDDAVIISGANLSNDYFTNRQDRYILIEDKPLADFYAQFIERVQEFSLAVSADSTEGLHSSWRILPYEGTKEQFIKLAKERITNFVQEAYQRQVQLRATDNSSRKADTWIFPLLEMGQLGIHHDSVVTKQLLSNCIAGSRLKLATGYFNLTQEYMDTITHKCLAQCSILMAHPNANGFQGAKGPAGGIPAAYTLIAKSFYESLVRRQQEHRVNFFEYEQPGWTYHAKGLWYYLPETPLPSLTLIGSSNFGERSVNRDLETQVCLVTDNKDLRQRLQAEADRLYDKSTTAERQIVQRQVPRWVQAVVRIFRNFF; this is translated from the exons ATGTTCTATCTGCGACGTCTCTTTACACAAGAGCTGTGTCCCGTCAGCCAAAGTGATTTGCTCGGCTGCCTGCCACACTCGCCGcaccagttgcagttgctatGTGGTGGTTTTGCGGGTGCACCCGGACTCGACAGTCTCACTTGGTTGCACAATCTGGCGCCCTGCTTCCCACTCCGTGGTGAACAAATCCAAGTGATCCATGAACCACAGCACTTTTATCAAACACTGATGCAACGCAGCAGTCAAGCCAAAAAACGCATTGTGCTGGCCAGCTTATATCTGGGCACAGGGAAACTGGAGCATAGCTTAGTGCAGACGTTGCGACGTAGCCTGCAAGCAGAATCATCACTGCGACTCAATGTCTTGCTGGATTTTACGCGTGGCACACGTGGAGTCGCGAATTCCAAGACAATGTTGCTTCCACTGCTACGTGAATTTGGCAATCAGGTGCAATTCTCACTCTATCACACGCCCGATTTGCGTGGGATGACCAAAAGATTGGCACCACCGCGCTGGAATGAATTACTTGGTCTACAACACATGAAAGTGTATTTGATTGACGATGCTGTTATCATATCAGGCGCCAATTTGTCCAACGATTATTTCACTAATCGACAGGATCGATACATTTTAATCGAGGACAAACCGTTGGCCGATTTCTATGCCCAATTTATTGAGCGAGTGCAGGAATTTAGTTTGGCTGTGAGCGCGGATTCAACGGAGGGCTTACATAGCAGTTGGCGCATTCTTCCCTATGAGGGTACCAAGGAGCAGTTCATCAAACTGGCTAAGGAGCGTATTACCAACTTTGTGCAGGAAGCCTATCAACGTCAGGTACAGCTGAGGGCAAcagacaacagcagccgcaaagCTGATACTTGGATTTTTCCTTTGCTTGAGATGGGCCAGTTGGGCATTCACCATGACAGTGTGGTAACCAAGCAATTGCTGTCGAATTGCATAGCCGGCTCACGCCTCAAGCTGGCCACGGGTTACTTCAATTTGACGCAAGAATACATGGACACCATCACACACAAGTGCCTCGCGCAGTGCAGCATTCTAATGGCGCATCCCAAT GCCAATGGCTTCCAGGGCGCCAAAGGACCTGCGGGTGGCATTCCTGCCGCCTATACACTGATAGCCAAAAGTTTCTATGAGAGTCTGGTGCGTCGCCAGCAGGAACACCGTGTCAATTTCTTTGAGTATGAGCAACCTGGTTGGACATATCATGCCAAAGGGCTGTGGTACTATTTGCCTGAGACGCCTTTGCCCAGCTTGACGTTAATCGGTTCCTCTAATTTTGGCGAACGCTCCGTGAATCGCGATCTAGAGACACAAGTCTGTTTGGTCACTGATAACAAGGATCTGCGACAACGTCTGCAGGCGGAAGCGGATCGTCTTTATGATAAGTCAACGACGGCAGAGCGGCAGATTGTGCAGCGACAGGTGCCGCGCTGGGTTCAAGCGGTTGTGCGCATATTtcgcaattttttttaa
- the LOC133836176 gene encoding inactive non-canonical poly(A) RNA polymerase protein Trf4-2 encodes MNTTDEQHPWMLSNYEYGGGVNALHDEIEHFYNYIISTPTEYMMRMEAICRIESVVLSTWPQASIEVFGSFCTGLNLPVSDIDIAVNNFYWQGGEPLTDLKNALDSRGVADNIIVVDKARVPVVKFKERLSQIKFDISFNTTSGVKAAELVKMFIEQFPELPKLVLVLKQYLVQLGVNDVYNTGGVSSYALTLMCIGFLQKQALETSTATSGYKSHKKLGQLLLKFLEYYGRKFDFYNYAISVRRHGGCVEKTELLYNFGGSLSMLTIEDPITPSNNIGRSSFGVMYVKQCFQRGFANLSKMVDLDASKVNGSILAKLITMPETTIIYRNWVHYTFQHFANTGYGWGGDFHYAVESKYNATSMSEKYKQEEEEVVEEDLKNNFKDLSLSSHNNNGCENTKA; translated from the coding sequence aTGAATACAACAGATGAGCAGCATCCATGGATGTTAAGCAATTACGAATATGGTGGCGGCGTCAATGCACTACATGATGAGATCGAACATTTTTACAACTATATTATATCGACGCCCACCGAATATATGATGCGCATGGAGGCGATTTGTCGCATAGAAAGCGTTGTCCTAAGCACTTGGCCTCAAGCGTCTATCGAGGTTTTCGGTTCCTTTTGCACCGGTCTCAATTTACCAGTTTCCGATATCGATATCGCAGTTAATAATTTCTATTGGCAAGGCGGTGAACCATTGACGGATTTGAAAAATGCTTTAGATTCTCGCGGAGTCGCAGATAACATAATTGTGGTGGACAAAGCACGAGTGCCAGTCGTTAAGTTTAAAGAGCGATTATCCCAAATTAAATTCGACATCTCATTCAATACCACATCGGGCGTTAAAGCCGCCGAATTGGTCAAAATGTTTATCGAACAATTTCCGGAGTTGCCCAAACTAGTGCTTGTATTGAAACAATATCTAGTTCAGCTGGGCGTGAATGATGTCTACAACACGGGTGGCGTATCATCCTATGCTCTGACGCTAATGTGTATTGGCTTTCTGCAGAAACAAGCGCTAGAGACATCGACTGCTACTAGCGGCTACAAAAGTCACAAGAAACTGGGACAACTATTGCTCAAATTCCTCGAGTACTATGGACGCAAGTTTGATTTCTACAATTATGCTATATCGGTGCGCAGACATGGCGGCTGTGTGGAGAAGACGGAACTGCTATATAATTTCGGCGGTAGCTTATCGATGTTGACTATTGAGGATCCTATCACGCCCAGCAATAACATTGGACGGAGCTCGTTTGGCGTCATGTATGTGAAACAATGTTTTCAAAGAGGATTCGCCAATCTGTCGAAGATGGTGGACTTGGATGCATCGAAAGTGAATGGCTCCATACTGGCCAAACTTATTACAATGCCTGAGACAACGATAATCTATCGGAATTGGGTGCATTATACTTTTCAGCACTTTGCAAACACTGGATATGGTTGGGGAGGAGATTTCCACTATGCCGttgaaagtaaatataatgCTACGAGTATGtcagaaaaatataaacaagaagaagaggaggtAGTAGAAGAGGAtctcaaaaataattttaaggaCTTGTCTTTGTCGTCTCACAACAATAATGGCTGTGAAAACACTAAAGCTTAg
- the LOC133836171 gene encoding oligopeptidase A, with amino-acid sequence MLNILRQRHAAQRLLHTTTNRPGYIVLVPEIGEEGPLGDGLLSPNGLPAFSDITIEMCLGAIGQQAAAVEKTVKALEQDIQSGKQLHSVDIYSELDAVTAPLETTWGVAKALYLGNSTLIPTKSYMNIHERARNARAAKFCNKTVYSALQQQQQQGEAADGEAEQRLRQKFLLEGKLNGLALSRDGQDGLKELLTQLGRERGNYKNKVNMAVHAFAHVVNDFQLVRDFPQTLLEATARDPTQPLEGPWKVTLQPQIVEGFLKYCPDRMQRWNVWRANALKASQQQDKSLENSTHLEKIRGLRRRQANLLGYANYAEMSMQTKMIGSVDNLKQIFAKLLKFAGPAQSVQLEELQQFANASGGQHKLEAYDVSYWRRKQLVEEQQLLEHKISEFFPLPRVLSGLFTLSEKLFNIRIVEQPKTEVWHPAVKFYNVYDGDSSNSSTPVGGFYVDCYSKEHKFGKNNGWMVGIRNSNKSANLTPLCALIFNFTEPKPGQLPLLGYDDLQMVFKTFGTALQHLLTQAGYSDLAGLSNIEWDASQVSGYVMSNFLDDAAVLQTLSGHYSNDEVIDTKLAQKMRLLKTQLAGYNLCQELYVADLDVELHRSGAFWLDVVRKLWPVYQCMPLDKKDAHPCSMTDIFAGDWAAAHFSHLYSKLIAADISSSFAEQRNDEHYANVGKRYKQTFLSYGGSVPTAEVFRRFQGRDPSVEALLKSLDIFVPSQTTENT; translated from the exons ATGTTGAACATATTGCGTCAACGCCATGCCGCGCAACGCTTGCTACACACGACCACAAACCGGCCCGGCTATATTGTGCT GGTGCCTGAAATAGGCGAAGAAGGGCCCTTGGGCGATGGCCTGCTATCGCCCAACGGACTGCCTGCCTTCAGTGACATCACCATCGAGATGTGTCTGGGCGCTATTGGACAACAAGCAGCGGCAGTGGAGAAGACCGTCAAAGCTCTGGAGCAGGACATACAAAGTGGCAAGCAGCTGCACAGCGTCGACATCTACAGCGAACTGGACGCGGTCACAGCACCGCTAGAGACCACTTGGGGTGTGGCCAAAGCACTCTATCTGGGAAACAGCACACTGATTCCAACGAAATCATATATGAACATTCATGAGCGTGCCCGCAATGCACGTGCCGCCAAGTTCTGCAACAAAACAGTGTACTCTgcactgcaacaacagcaacaacagggtGAGGCAGCAGACGGTGAAGCGGAGCAACGCTTGCGTCAAAAATTCTTGCTTGAGGGCAAACTGAATGGCCTGGCTTTGAGCAGAGATGGACAGGATGGTCTGAAAGAGCTGCTCACGCAGCTGGGACGAGAGCGTGGCAACTACAAGAACAAGGTTAACATGGCGGTGCATGCATTCGCGCATGTTGTGAACGATTTTCAGCTGGTACGCGATTTCCCTCAAACGCTGCTGGAGGCAACGGCTCGCGACCCCACTCAGCCGCTTGAGGGACCCTGGAAGGTAACTCTACAGCCGCAGATCGTCGAGGGCTTCCTCAAGTACTGTCCGGATCGCATGCAACGCTGGAATGTCTGGCGCGCCAATGCGCTAAAAGCATCGCAGCAGCAGGACAAATCCCTAGAGAACAGCACACATCTGGAGAAGATACGTGGACTGCGTCGACGACAGGCGAATCTTCTAGGGTATGCCAACTATGCAGAGATGTCGATGCAAACCAAAATGATTGGCAGCGTCGACAATCTCAAGCAGATCTTTGCCAAGCTGCTAAAGTTCGCGGGACCAGCGCAAAGCGTACAGCTCGAGGAACTGCAACAATTTGCCAATGCCAGCGGTGGACAGCACAAGCTGGAAGCCTACGATGTTAGCTACTGGCGTCGCAAACAACTGGTGGaagagcaacagctgctggaGCACAAAATCAGCGAGTTCTTCCCGTTGCCTCGCGTGCTCTCGGGACTCTTCACGCTAAGCGAGAAACTCTTCAACATTCGCATTGTGGAGCAGCCCAAAACCGAGGTCTGGCATCCGGCTGTCAAGTTCTACAACGTCTACGAtggcgacagcagcaacagctccaCGCCAGTGGGCGGCTTCTACGTTGATTGCTATTCCAAGGAGCACAAGTTTGGCAAGAACAATGGCTGGATGGTGGGCATTCGGAACAGCAACAAGTCGGCGAATCTAACGCCACTCTGTGCGCTCATCTTTAACTTCACAGAACCCAAGCCAGGTCAGCTGCCGCTCTTGGGCTACGATGACCTCCAAATGGTCTTCAAGACCTTCGGAACGGCGTTGCAGCATCTGTTGACACAAGCTGGTTACAGCGATCTTGCTGGACTCTCCAACATTGAGTGGGATGCCTCACAGGTCTCCGGTTATGTGATGAGCAATTTCCTGGATGATGCTGCCGTACTGCAAACTCTGTCCGGACATTATAGCAACGATGAAGTAATTGACACGAAGCTGGCGCAAAAGATGCGTCTGCTCAAGACCCAATTGGCTGGCTATAATCTCTGTCAGGAGCTGTATGTTGCCGATCTCGATGTGGAGCTTCATCGTTCGGGCGCCTTTTGGTTGGATGTAGTGCGTAAATTGTGGCCAGTCTATCAGTGTATGCCACTGGACAAAAAGGATGCACATCCCTGCTCCATGACGGATATCTTTGCTGGCGATTGGGCAGCTGCGCATTTCAGTCATCTGTATTCCAAACTGATTGCAGCGGACATC